CATGGATTCGATCGCTAGTGAGTCCGGAAAATAGAGCGCACCGGATACAAATAAGAACGATGCTTTAGGCAGAAGCACGCACCCTGGTTTAATCTCACGTCCGATGCCGCTCTGCTTTAACGCGAGAGACTCCTGAGAGGTGGCGTTGGAACTATCTTGATTTTTCAGGTCGTTTGAGCGACGTGGGAATGAAGGATCTGGCTGTTGAAACTGCATTATTAACTCCGGAAGCCGACGACCGTAGCGATCTTTTCTTATGAAGTAAATGGTCACGAAGGTCAGGCCCGGCCCAACGAGCCTTTAATCGTAACTATATTACCCGATCAGATCCGTGTGCGTTTGCCCCTATCAAGGGGCGAGTTTGCGGAGCAAACTGGGGTAAAAACAATAACTATTCACCCCTAAAATAAGCGTCCCCGATCAGGGGACGTCAAGAAAGGGTGTTTCGAGTGGGTAAGCGCGGGACCAAATCTGTTTAACCAGCGACAAAGTTATACCGGGGTGAATAGTTACGATATCAGAAGGTTATGTGATTTTTCTGAACGGTCTATTTGAAAGCAATTAATTTTAGCGTTAAATCCTAATAGCCGAGCCCCGTTGTGTGGAAACGGGGCGGCGACAAGATCGGATGATTCCGGGCTACGTGTAAGAGAGGATGAGTAAAAGCGGATTGAGTCGCCTAACAGCGGGGTGTTGGATTCCCGCCGTTTTTTTTACAGGTAGACATCAGTCTCTCCAGGATTTAGGTCGTTAATCCTAAAGGCTCGCACAACGCGAAGCGTTGAGAGCAGGGTATGAACGCCGCTCTGAACGCGGCCGGTGCCGAATCCGTGTACGATCTTTACCTGCAAGAGGCCCGTCAGGATGGCTCTATTCAGATACGACTCAACCGCGCGAGTAGCTTGGTCAACCGTCATGCCGTGCAGATCTATTGAAGCGGGTGGTTTATGTGAGCTGGCAGCTATGATCTCAGTAGTAGCCTTGTGGCTTGGTTTATTGGCCACACTCGGGGAGAGCTCCACGCTACGGCACGTAATCAAGAGCGATCCGATAGCAACCCGGTACCGATCTTGTGAGAGGACGGCATACACCAGTCCAGTTTTTTTAAGGGAGTGCACGAGTACCGGCGACCCCTCTGCATAGCGAGTCGCAGCCATAGGACTACCCGTTCTGTAAGCGAACTAGGTGATAGTTCTTTTTGCCGCTACGAATAACGATAAAGCCCTGCTTTTGGATGGCGGTGTCTTTAAGCTTGAGGGCCTCATCAGAGACCCGTGCGCTATCGAGGTAGATTCCACCCCCCTGCACAAGACGACGGGCCTCGCCCTTTGATTTGGCAACTGTAACGCTGAGTAGCCAAAGGAGATCGAGCTCTCTTACCTGCGCCTCTGTAATAGTTGTAGTGGGCGCATCCTTGAAGAGCTCAAATAGCTGCGCGCTAGAGAGCCCCTCTAGCGAGCCGCTAAAGAGCGCATCCGCCGAACGTTTGGCATCAATAGTTGCCTGAGCTCCGTGCACTAGGGTGCAAACCGAATCAGCAAGGAGCTGCTGAGCGGCCCGTTTCTCTGGCTGGGCCAGCATCTCAGCTTCTATGCTATCAACGCGTTGCTTCGATTCAAAGGTAAAGACCTTAATGAGTCGAATTACATCGCCGTCTGGCACGTTCAGCCAGAACTGATGGAATTTATACGGGCTCGTCATGGTGGAATCGAGCCAGACGGCGTTCCCCTCGCTCTTTCCAAACTTCTTACCATCTGAGTTTGTAATCAGCGGGAAGGAGAGGGCGTAAGCCTCGCCCTGAATCTTGCGGCGGATTAGCTCGAGGCCTGCGGTCAGGTTGCCCCACTGATCGGAGCCTCCGATCTGCAGGCGACAACGCTTGGTCTGGTAGAGGTGCAGGTAGTCGAATGCTTGCAATAGCATGTAGCTAAACTCGGTGTACGAGATCCCCTCCCCTCCGAGGCGACTCTTTATGGAGTCCTTGGCTAGCATGTAGTTTACGGTAAAGTGTTTGCCGACATCACGAAGGAAGGAGAGCGCTGTGATATCTTTGGTCCACTCTATGTTATTAACAAAGGTGGGAGCGATTGAGCTGCCGGCTGCTTGCCAAATCGCCCGTGCTTGTTGCTCCTGGAGCTTAACGTTGTTGGCGACCTGTTCAAGTTCCAGTAAGTTGCGCTCGGAGCTCCGTCCACCCGGATCTCCGATGGAGCCGGTGGCTCCGCCGAACAGCAGTATCGGGTTAAAGCCGGCCTTGGTGAGGTGAATGCTTACGATTAGGGGGACCAGGTTGCCGACCTGCAGGGATGCGGCACTTGGATCGAAGCCGATATAAAAGGCGTCCCCCTGTTTAAGTTTGGAAAGCGCCTCAGGATCCGATATATCCTGGACTAATCCGCGCCAGGTAAGCTCTTCTAATAGGTTCATGGTCATTGTAGATTATGTTTTTTGCCTCTAGGCCATTATTTGATACCATAGGACCGTGTTCTTTAACACAGGCAACTAGCATATGAGCCACGCACCCCCACAAGGTATCTTTAACGCACTGGCAGAACGCCAGGCTGCGCAGGCGTTGCGTCGTCTGGTGCCGCTAGATCTGGGGGCAGGTGTGGACCTCTGTTCAAATGACTACCTGGGGTTGGCTAGGGTTTTGGGGGAACGTGATGCTCTGCAGCAGGTAGTATTGACGCAGCTCCCGCAGAACGGCGTACTTGGTGCCACCGGCTCCAGGTTAGTGAGTGGCAGTAGTAAGGCTCACTGTGATCTGGAGCATTTCATAGCACAGCAACACGACTGCGAGGCTGCGCTGCTCTTTGGTTCCGGGTATGAGGCTAATCTCGGGCTGCTCGGAGCTATAGGCTCGCGCAGCGATACTATTATATATGATAAGCTACTACACGCTTCGATGCGCGACGGCGTGCGCCTAAGCTTAGCGCGTTCATTTTCGTTTAAACATAACGACCTGGGGGATCTACGAGATAAGCTAATGAACGCTCGAGGTGAGCGTTTCGTGGCTGTTGAATCGCTCTACTCTATGGACGGCGATTATGCGCCGCTAGGCGAGCTGTGTGCCGTATGCGAGGAGTTCGGAGCGTTCCTAATAGTTGATGAGGCGCATGCCACCGGAGTGTTCGGCGAGCAGGGCCAAGGATTGGTGCAGCAAGCAGGGCTGCAGGAGCGCGTATTTGCGAGGGTGCATACATTTGGCAAAGCGCTTGGATTTAGGGGGGCGGTCGTTGTTGGTTCAGAAACGTTACGCGAATATCTGATTAATTTTGCGCGCACTTTCGTCTATTCTACTGCGCCTGATCTGCTCTCGTTAGCGCTTGTACGGAGGGCGTATGAGGTTAGCGCCGGCATGAGTCGGGAACGGAGCATGTTAGCTGCTTTAATAGAGCAGGTGCGGGCTTTGCGTGGTGATTTCCCTAACCTTGAGTTTATTGATTCTAGTAGTCCGATTCAGGGCGTTATTATCTCGGGTAACGATCGGGTGCTGGCAGTTGAGGAGCGTTTGTGGGCAGAGGGGTTCTTTGCTCGAGCGATTCGCTCTCCTACAGTTCCCTTAGGACGTGAGCGTATAAGGCTATGTATACATGCGTTTAACTCCATAGGTGAGGTGCGCGCTGCGCTCTCCGTAATAAGCGCGGTACTCACTGTGACAAGCGCTAGAGCAGTAATGACGGAGGCACAGTATGGCGGCTGAGAGGTTAATTATTCGTGGGCTTTCGACCATCTCGCCGCTCGGTTCCAGTCGCAAAGAGGTTTCGCAAACGCTCACTTTGGGGCGAGCTAAAGCACAGTGGCTAGATGCAGCCGAGCAGACTCGACCTGTCTTTCCCCTGACCGCTAGCGGAATGAATCTGGTTGAGGAGCTCTCTAGTCAGGCACGTTATCAGGGGCTCGATCGCACGACCCTTTTAGCACTTACTGCAGCGCGTCAAACGTTTGCAGCGTTACGGGGCGAGCGAATGGAGCTCGGATGTATCTCTATTGGCTCTGCGCGTGGCGCAACGAATTCACTAGAGCGATCTATCGCGCAGCATTTAGCAAAGGAGGGCACACTTGCGGCGGACACCTCACCGACCACTACGGCTGGAAATACGACCTCCTGGATAGCGCAAGAATACTTAGAGCAGGAATACTTAGTGCAGGAGGATCTTCGAGCGCCTAAAAGCGCGCACAGTAACACTATCGCCTCAATCAGCACCTCCATGACCTGCACATCGGCCTTTCATGCGCTCTTGATTGCAACGGCATTTTTACGGGGCGGAATGGCCTCGGCCGCTCTTTTCGGTGGGGCTGAGTCATGTCTGACTAGCTATACGGTGGCGCAGCTTGAAGCTCTTCGTATCTATTCACGTGAGCGCAGCGAGTGGCCCTGTAGGCCATGTGCGAGCTCTGAGCATAGTAGCAACACCTTGGTACTAGGAGAGGGTGCTGGGACGGCGATACTGCTAGGGGGCTCTGTTGCTTATCTGCCTGGTGATATGGAGCTGCTTGGAATCGGTTGGGCGCTTGAGGCTACCCCCTCTGCGACCGGTATCTCCGAGGATGGCCGGGGCTTTCAGGGGGCGATGCTCGGGGCTTTAGCGGGGCTACCGGCAGGACGTGTGCTGGATGGTGTAATTATGCACGCCCCTGGGACCTCTAAAGGGGATGAGGCGGAGCTTAGGGCGATTGAAATGGTCCTTGGCAGTGTGCCGCTCTGCAGCACCAAACACCTTACGGGGCATACCTACGGGGCCTCTGGCATGATTAGCCTTGCTACTGCGCAGGTGTTGCTGTCGGAAGGGGGGTGGAGCGGGTTCCCTTATCCAGCACGGGTAGCGCCCCTTCCGTTTGAGGCTCCTAGGACCCTTATGATAAACACGGCTGGATTCGGAGGAAATGCGATAAGTATCGTAGTTGGAGCGCTTTAGAATTTTGCCGAAGGCTTGGGTTGAAACCAACCTGGTTTTAGGCTACAACCCTTAGTTCTAAACAGAGCTTAGGGTTTAATCCATTGGGGATAGTTCCCCGATCGGCTCAGAGTAGTAGAGGATCTTCGAATATGGCTAAGGCTACTAAAGAGACATTTTTTCTAGTTTCATCTGAAGGAACTGGGGCTTTTTACGTAAATCGTAAGAATAAGAAGAAGGGCAAGGGCGAGAATAAGCTCAAGGTTAAAAAGTACGATCCAATTGCTCGTAAGCACGTTTTATTTGAGGATAAGAAGCTTTCCAAGCTTAAGAAAAAGTATAAGGCAGCCAGCCCTGAGAAGAGTGCTGCTGAGACAGCAAAAAAGTAGCTCAGATCTCTAACGTACGGATCTCTAACGTGTTGTGTAATTAGAGGGGTATAATGACGCTTGCTTTGCAGACCACTGCGCAAACCACTGTGCAGACTACTGTGCAGACCACCGCGACCACTGACAACGGGGCAACGCCGGCAGAAGTCACGACCCAGAGCAGCCCCACAATTCAAGCTATAATAGATCCTCTAGTGGAGCCCCTAATATCCGAGCCTCCAGTTGGTGCTCAGAGCTCAGGCCCTACAACCGTAGCAACAGATAATAATATCACAGATAAGCCTGGCTCAATTAAGCCTTGGACCATCAGGCTAGCTCTTGGTGTGTTGTTGTTAGTAGCAGCAGCGCTCAGCTATCAGATGACCGTAGCGGGGCTAGCGCCCGAGCGGGCCCTCTACCTTACGGTTGTATTAGCTTTCATCTCATCAATTGTTGCCGTTTACGAGGCTCTTCAGATCCTCTTGGCTAAGGATCGTTTCGCTACGTCGTTATCGCTTTTCCCCGCGGCAGGGCTATTGCTTATTAACCTCGGGGTGTTTGCTCAGGTTATCTGGCCTAGTAGAGAGCTTACCTGGATCTCGACCACCAGCGCCGCCTTAGCTGGCGGAGCGTATCTTATTTTGCGTGCTTGTATTGGTCGGGCTAACGATAGCCACGAGCTGAGCCGCAGGGTGCTTTTCCCTGGGGTAGGGGAGCTGCCCACGATCAAGCAGGGCGAGCGTATAGCTCTAAGGACTGGCATGATAGTGCCGGCTGATGTTCGAATCGAGACTGGGAGCTGTGCAATCAATGAGCGGTATCTATCAGCAACACCACGCTTTAGGGTCAAGGATGAGGGCGAGGTGGTTTTTGCTGGATCGGAGATACTGAGTGGTAGCGCTGAGGCGTTGACACTCTCTGGCACTGAGGATTCCTGCCTACGCAGCCTGGAGCGGCTTATCTCACCAAATTTAGAGCGCGCTGGAGCTGGACTATTTCATGAGGATGCGGTTGCTAGGAGTGCCACGGCGTACACCCTGCTATTTATCGCAGTTTCTGCCGCTATATCGTGGGATGAGAGGAGCGGCATCGCAGCCGATGTTCTTAGCGCCGCTGGACTTATCCTCTTCTCAGCTGCGGTATGTCAGTTAGGCGATCTGCTTTATGTGGCTAGGCTAGCCTTTGTTAAGAACTGGGCGCGTCTTGGATTTGTGCTGACCTCAGCAGATTCAATTAAGGAGCTGACATCGGTATCAAAGGTTCTCTTTGATTCGTCGCGTGTTGATCTTGGCTCAGTTGTTGGTGTGCGAGAGCTTGAGCTACTCGATGATCGGCTTAGCCGTACAGCTTTGTGTAGTTATCTTAGCTCAATCCTCGGGCGCTCAGATGATGCAGCGCTCTCAGCTGCTGCTGACTACTGTCAGGTATTCTCTTCACAAGCCGCTCCGGAGCGTGTGCTGGGGCTATTAGAGTTTGATGGGCGTGGAATTGCAGGCGCGATCAAAGGGGTTGAGATCTCGATCGGCTCTGAGGAGTTTCTGGTAGAGCGTGGAATCCTGATTCAACCAACAGAGAGCGCGCTTGAGTGTGCGGCCAATGAGCGCGCAATTTTAGTTGCGATCGGCAGGGAGGTTGTTGCTCGTTTCTGGATAAGATTTGGCCAGCTTGATATCACCCGTGAGGAAGAGGGGCTTTGGCCGAGTAACGTGCAGCCAATACTATCGAGCGGAGTTTCAGGAGAGGTGTCAAACGACACCCTCTTAGTGCGGGGTGTTGAGTCTGATGTTCTTGGCAGGAGCGCGCCTTTGCAACTTGCATTCTTCTCTGGCGATCGCTTTGAGCTGCCACTTGCTACAGTAGTAGCTCTGACGCCACGATTAGACGGCTTGAAACACCTGCTAAAGCTCTCTCAGCGCCATATAAAGCTTGTAGAGAGGGCCAGGATACTGATCGCTTTTGGGGCGTTTATTGCTATCTTAGCGGTCTTTCTCGGATTCTTCTCCCCGCTCGTGCCGGTATTAGTTATACCCCTAATAGCCCTCGCTATATTTTTATTCTAGGTCTGCTCTAAGAGCACCGAAACACCTCCTGCGGCATCACAATTGGAAAGAGGGGATCTGCATTTGAGCCATATGGGCTCACTAACTGCATGAAATCCCTATTTTGGGAGAAACTATGACTTCTAGCAACTTTGAACTTTCTAAAGGTTCTGGAGTTGGTTTTAGTACCTCGGTTTTTGATGATAGTAGCGAAAGATATGGTGGGTATGCGAATGGTCCGGAGCGGGCGCTTATGTCTGCACTGCTGTTCGATGGCATTCAGTCCTATATCCACTATGCATTACCAAGAAATCCTAGTGAGCGAGCTCACTTCTCTGAGGCGTTTAACTGGGTGATGGATAAAGGGACAGAGTACCCATTCTCATTTAATAACGTCTGCGAGGCGCTCGGCATCGAGCCGGAATATCTGCGCTACGGTCTTACTCACGCCTCAGTGAATAGCCTTAGTGCGCTAGGAGATTCAAGGCGTAACGAGCATGCGTAGGGGCTGTTCAGACAGGCTCTGAGCGTTAATGCTCTAGTAGTATGAGTATGGTTCCTCACCGATAAGTGTGGGTTCATTAGATGGAAAACCCCTGCGCGGGAACGTGAACCGCTTCCCGTTACCTGCTCCCGCTCCGATACCGGTTAACCCTTAAAAACCGGCATGGAAGTGGCGGGGCGACGCAACTAGTTGACAATATCGCTGTTTCCGTTCGGGAGGAGGCGAATAACACTAATATCCTCTTTCAGGAATTCAACCGACTTTTGATAGACTTCGAGCTTTTCATGACAAAACATATCTTCTATAAATCGGTTCTTTTCAAAATAAGTTTCCGGTACCGGAGAGGGAGCAGGTAACGGGAAGCGGTTCACGTTCCCGCGCAGGGGTTCAGCATCCATTATCTTACATTCTTCGACCGGCTTTTCTTCCAACTGCCGCGCATAGTTATGCCATCATCCAGTAGCTTCCCACCCACAATTATTGGTGAGGAACCAGTAGTATTAATGCTCAGAGTCTTCCGGCCCGCTCGCTAACGGCTCAGCTCTCACTCGATACCCCTCACTGAACCATTGTGAGAGGTCCTGCAGGCGGCACCGTTCGCAGCAGAAGGGCATGAATTGCAACGAGTCGGGCAAGATGTTGGCCTTGCATGCACGACAACTCTGGTTGTCATGATTAGGTGCAGCTGTAATGTTTTTGTTGGTCATATAGTTAAATCGACTACTTGGCGCGCAGCCGGATCTCTCTAATTCCGGTCGCATCCTGAGCTATCAGCTCAAGGTGTTGTAGCGTCCCGCCCTTTCGAAGGTAGGCATCATCCTCATCGGTCCCGGCTTCAAGGAAGAGTATATCAGATTCAAAGTGGTACGCTTTAACGCGTTTAACCTTATCGAGCAGGCCAAGCTGAAGCTTTTCATCAAGGTCAGCTAGCAGTTTATCCCACAGCTGAGGGTTGTTTCCTTTTGCTGTTTCCTCGGTCATAAGGGAACCTCCGCCTCTTGTTATGGTTAATAGATCACGGGCACGCTCAAGTAGGTGCTGTTCTTAGGGCGCGGCATACACGAACAGCACTCGGTCCTATCAGAGCACCCATCAGCTTTAATTATATATCGGCAGAGCAGTTCGCGGAAAGCACTAAAAAATTAAAGGCACAATATACTGGGGGTTATCCCATATATACCGTGCCTTTATTGTAGGACCAACAAGCTTTATTATGCTAGTTAGGCGATTGCTATTTA
The Pseudomonadota bacterium genome window above contains:
- a CDS encoding Smr/MutS family protein → MAATRYAEGSPVLVHSLKKTGLVYAVLSQDRYRVAIGSLLITCRSVELSPSVANKPSHKATTEIIAASSHKPPASIDLHGMTVDQATRAVESYLNRAILTGLLQVKIVHGFGTGRVQSGVHTLLSTLRVVRAFRINDLNPGETDVYL
- the tyrS gene encoding tyrosine--tRNA ligase; protein product: MNLLEELTWRGLVQDISDPEALSKLKQGDAFYIGFDPSAASLQVGNLVPLIVSIHLTKAGFNPILLFGGATGSIGDPGGRSSERNLLELEQVANNVKLQEQQARAIWQAAGSSIAPTFVNNIEWTKDITALSFLRDVGKHFTVNYMLAKDSIKSRLGGEGISYTEFSYMLLQAFDYLHLYQTKRCRLQIGGSDQWGNLTAGLELIRRKIQGEAYALSFPLITNSDGKKFGKSEGNAVWLDSTMTSPYKFHQFWLNVPDGDVIRLIKVFTFESKQRVDSIEAEMLAQPEKRAAQQLLADSVCTLVHGAQATIDAKRSADALFSGSLEGLSSAQLFELFKDAPTTTITEAQVRELDLLWLLSVTVAKSKGEARRLVQGGGIYLDSARVSDEALKLKDTAIQKQGFIVIRSGKKNYHLVRLQNG
- a CDS encoding 8-amino-7-oxononanoate synthase; the protein is MSHAPPQGIFNALAERQAAQALRRLVPLDLGAGVDLCSNDYLGLARVLGERDALQQVVLTQLPQNGVLGATGSRLVSGSSKAHCDLEHFIAQQHDCEAALLFGSGYEANLGLLGAIGSRSDTIIYDKLLHASMRDGVRLSLARSFSFKHNDLGDLRDKLMNARGERFVAVESLYSMDGDYAPLGELCAVCEEFGAFLIVDEAHATGVFGEQGQGLVQQAGLQERVFARVHTFGKALGFRGAVVVGSETLREYLINFARTFVYSTAPDLLSLALVRRAYEVSAGMSRERSMLAALIEQVRALRGDFPNLEFIDSSSPIQGVIISGNDRVLAVEERLWAEGFFARAIRSPTVPLGRERIRLCIHAFNSIGEVRAALSVISAVLTVTSARAVMTEAQYGG
- a CDS encoding beta-ketoacyl synthase N-terminal-like domain-containing protein, producing the protein MAAERLIIRGLSTISPLGSSRKEVSQTLTLGRAKAQWLDAAEQTRPVFPLTASGMNLVEELSSQARYQGLDRTTLLALTAARQTFAALRGERMELGCISIGSARGATNSLERSIAQHLAKEGTLAADTSPTTTAGNTTSWIAQEYLEQEYLVQEDLRAPKSAHSNTIASISTSMTCTSAFHALLIATAFLRGGMASAALFGGAESCLTSYTVAQLEALRIYSRERSEWPCRPCASSEHSSNTLVLGEGAGTAILLGGSVAYLPGDMELLGIGWALEATPSATGISEDGRGFQGAMLGALAGLPAGRVLDGVIMHAPGTSKGDEAELRAIEMVLGSVPLCSTKHLTGHTYGASGMISLATAQVLLSEGGWSGFPYPARVAPLPFEAPRTLMINTAGFGGNAISIVVGAL
- the yacG gene encoding DNA gyrase inhibitor YacG — encoded protein: MTNKNITAAPNHDNQSCRACKANILPDSLQFMPFCCERCRLQDLSQWFSEGYRVRAEPLASGPEDSEH